In the Rhizobium sp. SSA_523 genome, GGGTTCGGCGTTTGCGCGCGCGTCTGCTCCTCCATTTCGAGCATCAGCCGCTTGCGGCTCGGCAGGCGCAGGCGGGCGCGCCATTCGCCATCGCGGCCGTTGAAGACGAGCACCGTCTGACCTTCCTGCATGCGCAGCACGTTGATGAGGTAGTTGAAATGCTCGCTCGACGCCTCAAGGCTGGCGCCGCGGCCAAGCGGGGCGTCGATGAATAGCCGCTGCATGCGGAAATTGGCGCGCATCAAAGGCTCCTGCTCAGATGAAAAGGCGGAACATAATCAGGGTCAAAATGGCGGCAAGCCCGGCGGCGGCGGGAACCGTGATGGTCCAGGCGGCCAGGATCGTCAGAAGATGCGATCGGCGCACGAGATAACGGCGCTGCGCCTCTTCCGGATTGGCTTCGCCGTCTTCCTTGGCGGGCGGCAGCTCGCCGGCGGCCCGCATGCGCAGATAGGCCTGCCGGCGTTTGGAATTGCGGATATACCATTCGCGGAACAGGCCGACGCCGAAGATCGAGCCGACCGCCACATGGGTCGAGCTGACAGGCATGCCGACGGAGGAGGCGAGGATCACCGTCACCGCCGCCGACAGCGCCACGCAATAGGCCCGCATCGGATTGAGCTTGGTGATCTCCTTGCCGACCAGATGAATGAGCTTCGGCCCGAACAGCAGGAGGCCGATGGAGATGCCCGCCCCGCCGATCAGCAGTTCCCAGAAGGGGACCGCCACATTCGCTCCGGCCGTGACGCCGCGCGTCGCGCTGACAATGGCGGCGAGCGGCCCAATCGCATTGGCCACGTCATTGGCCCCATGCGCGAAGGAAAGAAGCGCGGCGGAGAAGATCAGCGGCAGCTTGAAGAGCACCCGCAAGGATTGGTTGCGGTTTTCCAGGCCGAGCGATTGCCTGCGGACCAGGGGGACGGAGAGGCCCCAGGACAGGAGCCCGACGGCCATACCGGACAGCAGGAACAGGGGAAGGCCGGACGTGGCGGGCGTGACGGAGAGTTCGATCGCCAGATAGGTGGTGAAGGCGCCGAACATTGTGCCGATCAGCACCGGCACCCAGCGCCGCGCGGCGGCGATCTTGTCGGCCGTGTAGATGATCGTCGTCTTGATGAAGGCGAGCACGGCCACTGCGATGATCGCCCCGAGCAAAGGCGAAGCGACCCAGCTGAGGGCAATCCCGGCCAGCATGCTCCAGTTGACGGAAGCCATGCCCGCCGCCGCGATGCCGGCGCCCATCACGCCGCCGACGATCGAATGGGTGGTGGAAATCGGCGCGCCGATCCAGGTGGCGATGTTCACCCAGAGCGCTGCCGATAGCAGGGCCCCCATCATCATCCAGACGATCTGCTGGGGACCCTGCAGCTGGCTGAGATCGACAATGCCGCTGGCAATGGTATTGACCACGGAATGGCCGGCGACCAGCGCGCCCGAAATTTCGCAGACAGCCGCGATCGCAAGGCCGAGCGTCAGGCTGAAGGCGCGCGCCCCGACGGCCGCGCCGATATTGTTGGCGACGTCATTGGCGCCGATATTGACGGCCATATAGGCCGCCAGCACCGAAGCGATCACCACGACGCCGAGGGCCGGCTGGCCGAGCTGCGACAGGCTTGCCACCAGGATGACGGCGATCAGAAACAGACATGCGAGACCCGGCACGGCAATGCGGCGCGATATGCTGAGAGAGGCATATTCGACATAGGTGATCTTTTCGAGATCCTTGTCGAGCGTATCCTTGCGGCGGGCTTTCATCCGGGTCTGATTCGAATCATTGGAAGCGGCAGTCACGTCTGGTCACGTCATCCCTGTGCTTGGCATGGCTTCTCACACATGCGCGAATGGTCGATGATCCGCCTCCGGCGAACCTGTCGCTCGCGCCTGTCGCGCAAGCCTTGCTTTTGCCGAGCTTGACTCGATTCTTACCCGATCTGGGCTGCTGCCTGTATGACACAGACATCGCGCCCTCGCATGCGATTTTCGGATGCGAGGGCGCCTTGCCCGGCTTCGGAGAGCGCAGCCAAGTCCAGGTCTTGGTGGAATGCGCGGCGCGCTCGTCAGAAATGAACCGGCGATAGAGCCCCAAACATGGCGGTGCTATTGCCGCGCCCATGGTTCGATCGGCAAAATCAGATCATCAGTGTCCGACAGCGCGCATCTTCGGCTGGGCCGGCGGCGAGAAACGGCGGGAAAATTCCAGGAAAAGTGCGCTCAAGCCGGATTCGCGCACCCGCTTTGCAGCCTCGTCGCAGCTCACCCATTCCAGGTCGCGAGTGCCCTTTTCCGGAAAGTCCTCGAGCATGGCCTCAACGCACAGCGTGTGCACCTGCACCCGGACCGGAACCAGCAACCCGCTCTTGCGGCGCTTCAGATAGGTGAAAAAGCCGAAAGCCTGCTTGTCGGCCTTGCCGCTGACGCCTGCTTCCTCATAGGCTTCCCGCTCGGCCACCGCATGCGGCTTCTTCTTTTTCATCGGCCAGCCTTTGGGAATCACCCAGCGTCGCGTCTCGCGACTCGTCAAAAGCAAGACCTGAAGCCCCGCCGTGGCATCCATCCGGTAGCACAGGGCGGCATACTGCTGCAGCGGCGGGCGGCGCAGAAGCAAGGCCAGATTGGATGTGATGCGGTCGAGCAGGCTCAATGGACGGTTATCTCCTTGATGGTTAGAACATTATAACACATTTTACTGTTTGCACAGGTGTTCACTGCTGTGTCATCGAAAGTTTCCGGCAGCCTTGGGCCGCATTGTGCCGCTGTCTTGCCGGTTCGGCACAAGGCAAACGCGGGAGCCGGGGCGGCAAGGCCTCGCTCGTCCCGCACATCATGCCGCAAAGGCGACTGCATGTCTTCTCGCCATCTACAACCGGCAAGCGCGCCCGAAAGTTGCCGGCAGGCTTCGATTTCGAAAGGCGCGGGGGAGGCAGGGCCGGACCGATTAGCGGCGCCGCCCGGGCCGCGGAGCTTGATGTGCGGGCGAAGGCGTGAGAGGAAAGGCGGGGAGTATGAAGGGCAGGGAGTATATGGAGGAGACGAGGTGTCCAGCAGCATCGAATTCCTGAAGCCGCGCGCCGATGTCCTGTCGCGCCGCTCTGTGATCATTGCCGATCTGACAGAGCTTTTGCCGAAGGATTGCCTGGTCCACGAGCCGCGCGAACTGGTGCCCTTCGAGACGGATGCCTTCGTCGCCTATCGTCGGCTGCCGCTGGCGGTCGCCCTGCCGGAAACCACGGCGCAAGTTGCCGCCGTGCTCAAATATTGCCATCGCTACGGCATACCCGTCGTCCCGCGCGGTGCCGGCACCTCCTTGTGCGGCGGCGCCATTCCGCAGGAGGATGCGGTGGTGATCGGCCTCTCCAAGATGGCGAAGATCCTCGAGGTCGATACCGCCAACCGAACCGCAAGGGTGCAGGCCGGCGTGACCAATCTGTCGATTTCGGATGCGGTGGCACCGGAGGGCTTCTTCTACGCGCCCGACCCGAGTTCGCAGCTTGCCTGCACCATCGGCGGCAATATCGGCATGAATTCCGGCGGCGCACACTGTCTGAAATACGGCGTCACCACCAATAATCTCCTGGGCGTGACGCTGGTTCTGGTCGACGGCACCGTTATCGAGATCGGCGGCAAGCATCTGGATGCCGGGGGCTATGACCTGCTTGGCCTGGTCTGCGGCTCGGAAGGCCAGCTCGGCATCGTCACAGAGGCGGTGGTGCGGCTTCTCGCCCGGCCGGAAGGGGCACGACCTGTCCTTTTCGGCTTCGAAACCTCGGAAGAAGCGGGCGCCTGCGTGGCGGATGTGATCGGCTCCGGCATCATTCCGGTGGCGATCGAATTCATGGACAAGCCGGCGATCGAGATCTGCGAGGCCTTCGCCAAGGCCGGCTATCCGCTGGATGTCGGGGCGCTTCTGATCGTGGAGGTCGAAGGGTCGGAGGCCGAGATGGACGCCATGCTGGGCCTGATCGTCGAGATTGCCGGGCGTCACGGCGTCAAGACGGTGAAACAGTGCCAGTCGGCCACCGAAGCGGCGCTGATCTGGAAGGGCCGCAAATCGGCCTTCGGCGCCACCGGCCGGATCGCGGATTACATCTGCATGGACGGCACCGTGCCGCTCAGCCAGCTCTCCCATGTGCTGAAGCGGACCGGCGAGATCGCCAAAAGCTTCGGCCTGCGGGTCGCCAATGTCTTCCACGCCGGCGATGGCAATATGCATCCGCTGATCCTGTTCAACGCCAATGATCCGCAGGAGGCGGCCAAGGCGGAGGCGGCCGGCAACGAGATCCTGAAACTGTGCGTCGATGCCGGCGGCTGCCTGACGGGCGAACACGGCGTCGGCATCGAAAAGCGCGATCTGATGCGGCATCAATATTCCAAGGCCGATCTCGACCAGCAGATGGCGGTGCGCGCCGCCTTCGACAAGCAATGGCTGATGAACCCGTCCAAGGTCTATCCGCTGGATGGAAGGCCCGCGGCATGAGGGCGCTTCTCGTTCCCACCACCGAGGGTGAGGCTGCCGATATGGTGCGGGCGGCCGCTGCCGCCGGACGCCGGCTTGCCATTGCCGGCGGTCATACCCGCTCGGGCTTCGGCCATGCGGCGAAGGCCGAGGCCATGCTGCGCACGGCCGGGCTTGCCGGCATCGTCGCCTATGATCCGGCCGAGATGGTCATGACCGTCAAGGCGGGGACGCCGGTGGCGGAGGTGGAGGAGGCGCTGGCCGAAAACGGCCAGATGCTCTCCTTCGAGCCGATCGATCATCGCGGGCTGATGGGCACGGAGGGCGAGCCCACAATGGGCGGCCTGTTTGCCTGCAACGCGTCCGGCCCCCGGCGCATTGCCGCCGGCGCGGCGCGCGACAGCCTGCTCGGCATCCGCTTTGTCAACGGCATGGGCGAGGTGATCCGCGCCGGCGGGCGGGTCATGAAGAATGTCACCGGGCTGGACCTCGTAAAGCTCCTGGCCGGGTCCTTCGGCACGCTTGGGCTGATGACGGAAGTCACCTTCCGCGTGCTGCCCCGTCCGCAGACGCAGGAGACGCTCGTTCTGAGCGGTCTGGCCGATGAGGATGCGGCGCGGGCCATGGCGCTCGCCATGAGCCTGCCGCTGGACGTCTCCGGTGCCGCCCATCTTCCCGAAAGCGTGCGCGGCCGGTTCCTCGGCCGGGCGCTGCCGGAGGGCGCGGCGACGGTCTTCCGCCTGGAGGGGCTGACGGCTTCGGTTCCTGTGCGGACTGAGAAACTGGCTGCGGCGCTCGCTTCGCTGGGGCCGCTGCAAAGGCTGGATGCCGAGGACAGCGCCGCCCTCTGGCGCGAGATCCGCGACGTCGCACCCTATGCCGATCAGAGCCAGAGGCCGCTCTGGCGCGTGTCGGTCGCGCCCATGGCCGGTGCGGCGCTCGTTGCCCAGTTGCGGCTCGAAGCCGGCATCGATGCTTTCTACGATTGGCAGGGCGGCCTGGTCTGGATGCGCATGGAAGCCGATCCCGAGGCCGATCTGCTGCGCCAGATGATCCGCCGGCACGGGGGCGGCCATGCGACGCTCCTGCGCGCGCCGGATGCGATCCGCCAGTCCGTGCCGGCCTTCGAGCCGCTTCCGGCGCCGCTTGCCGCCCTGACGGAGCGGGTACGGGCCTCCCTCGACCCGGCCGGCGTTTTCAATTCGGGCATGATGATAAAGGCTTGAAGCATGCAGACGACGTTTCGCCCTGACCAGTTGGCCGACCCGCAGGTGGCTTTCTCCGAAAGCATTCTTCGGCGCTGCGTGCATTGCGGCTTCTGCACGGCAACCTGTCCCACCTATGTAACGCTCGGCAACGAGCTCGACAGTCCGCGCGGGCGCATCTACCTCATCAAGGACATGCTGGAGAACGACCGCCCGGCGGATGCGCAGGTGGTCAAGCATATCGATCGCTGTCTCTCCTGCCTGGCCTGCACCACCACCTGTCCCTCCGGCGTCGACTATATGCATCTGGTGGACCACGCCCGCATCCACATCGAGGAGACCTACAGACGCCCGCTTCTCGACCGCCTCACACGCGCGCTTCTGGCAGCGGTCCTGCCTTATCCCGGCCGCTTCCGGCTGGCGCTGAAGCTTGCCGCGCTCGGCCGGCCCCTCGCGCCTTTGTTGAAGAAGGTCGAGGCCTTGCGGCCGTTCGGCGCCATGCTGGATCTTGCGCCGAAATCCGTTCCGCCCGCCGCCCTGGCCCGCAGCGCACCGGTGCCCGGTGCCGCACCGCGCCGCGGCCGGGTGGCCATGCTGGAGGGCTGTGCGCAGCCGGTGCTCGATCCCGGTATCAATGCCGCCACGCGCCGTCTCCTGGCCAGGCTCGGCGTCGACGTCGTCGCCCCGCAGAAGGAGGAGGGCTGCTGCGGCGCCCTTGTGCATCATATGGGGCGCGAAGAGGCGGCGCTCGATTTTGCCAGGCGCAATATCGATGCCTGGACCCGTGAAATCGAGGCCGAAGGACTGGATGCGATCCTGATCACCGCCTCGGGCTGCGGCACGACGATCAAGGATTACGGCCACATGCTGCGGCTCGATCCCGATTATGCGGAAAAGGCGGCGCGGATCTCGGCACTCGCCCAGGATGTGACGGAATATCTGGCGGGCCTCGACCTGCCGCCGCAACCATCCAGGGGGCTGACGGTCGCCTATCATTCGGCCTGCTCCATGCAGCATGGCCAGAAGATCACGCTGCAGCCGAAACTTCTGCTGCGGGCGGCCGGCTTTGCAGTGAAGGATCCGCCGGAAGGCCATCTCTGTTGCGGCTCGGCCGGCACCTACAACATCCTCCAGCCGGAGATTTCCGAAATGCTGAAGGCGCGCAAGGTGAAGAATATCGAGGCTGTCCGGCCGGATATCATCGCGACCGGCAATATTGGCTGCATGACGCAGATCGGCTCCGCCACCGCCCTTCCCATCCTGCATACGGTCGAGCTTCTCGACTGGGCCTATGGCGGGGAGAAGCCGGCCAAGCTGGGGTAGGGGGTAGGGGGTAGGCAGTGGGATTTAGCGAATAGCGAATAGGGAATAGGGAATAGGCAATAGGCAGTAGGCAGTAGGCAATAGGCAATAGGCAATAGGGGGAGCTGGCCCCCTCACCCCGCCTCCGCTAAAGCTCGGCGGAACCTCTCCCCAAGGGGAGAGGGGAACCGCAGCCGCCGCGGCAAATCCCGTTTCAGGCAGAGGGGAACCGCAGGCGCCGCGGCAAATCCCGCTTCAGGCAGAGGGGGACCGCAGCCGCTGCGGCAAATCCCGTTTCAGGCAGAGGGGAACCGCAGCCGCTGCGGCAAATCCCTTCCCACCTTAGAGGCAAGGGGCAGTGCATTTGCGGCAAATCCCTTCTCCCCTCGGGGAGAAGGTGCCCGAAGGGCGGATGAGGGCACTTTCCGGCTCCTGCCTGCTGCCCTCCCTTTCCGTATTCGCTACTCGCTACTGCCAACCCTCATCCCCCGAAAATCGTCCGGAAGAAATCCAGGCCGCGATCTTCGAAGGCGACGGTGCCCTGGCGGTTGCCGGGGCCGATGACGATCACCTTGGCGCCGATCTGGGCGCGATTGTAGAGGTGCTCGACATCCTTGTTCATCATGCGGATGCAGCCGGACGACATGTTGAGGCCGATCGTCCAGGGCTGGTTGGTGCCGTGGATGCGGAAGATCGTGTCGTGTCCGTTGCGATAGAGATACATGGCGCGCGCGCCGAGCGGGTTGTCGATGCCGCCCTTCTGCACCACCGGCAGGATATGCCCCTTGGCGGCTTCGCGGCGGCGCATTTCGGCCGGCGGGCGCCATTCCGGCCATTCCTGCTTGCGGCCGATCGACACGACGCCCGACCAGCCAAATCCCTCGCGCCCGACGCCCACGCCGTAGCGGGTCGCCCGGTTGGGCCCGTCGACGTAATAGAGGAACTTGTTATTCGTATCGATGATGATGGTGCCGGGCGCCTCATTGGTGCGGAAACGCACGACGCGGCGCTGGAACTTCTCGTCCGGCTCGCGGCGCTGGGCGACTGTGGTGACGTCCGTGCGCGCGATCTGCGGCAGCGCCGCGCGCTGGAACGCCTCAGCCGGCTGCGGCATCACGCCCGGCATGGCGAGCGCCGCCAGGGTCAAAACGATCAGTCCTGCATGTGCAATCCGTCTGCGTGGCATTCCGGCCCCCTTGTCTTCGATGAAACGAGAGACGGAGGTTTCCCGGATTCCCGCAGGAATGCAAGCATCTTCGAAGAAAACGGAGTTCGGCATCGGAAGCAGGGTCCCGATGCCGTCACGGCCTGTCGCGCGAGGCGGCGGCAGCGATCACATCACCACGACCTTGGTGCCGACATCGACGCGCTGGTAGAGGTCCGTCACATCTTCGTTGCGCATACGGATACAGCCGGAGGAGACCGCATTGCCGATCGTCCAGGGCGCATTGGTGCCATGGATGCGGTAGAGCGTCGACCCGAGATAGAGGGCGCGGGCACCCAGCGGATTTTCCGGTCCGCCTTCCATCTTGACCGGCAGGAAATGGCCCTTGGCGGCTTCGCGCGCAATCATCTCCTTCGGCGGATGCCAGCTTGGCCATTCCGCCTTGCGGGTCACGGTATGGGTTCCGGCCCATTCGAAGCCCGGCTTGCCGACGCCGACGCCGTAGCGCCGCGCCTTGCCGCCTTCCATCACGAGGTAGAGGAAGCGATTATTGGTATCGATGATGATGGTGCCCGGCGCCCGATTGCTCTGGTAATCGACGATCTGCGGCAGGTATTGCGGATGCAGTTGCCCGCGGATGACGGGAACGCGCATGGCTGCCGTCTGAACGGGACGCGGTGCGCGGGCCTGCGGCAGGATGGGCCGCGGAGCAAGGATTCGCGGACGATCCGGCGGAAAATCCGGCTGCGTGGCATCGCGGCGATAGGTTGGCCGTTCCTGCACCAGCGGCTGTGGGCGCGCCCGATAAAGAACGCGCGGCTCCGGCGGTCTTGCCCGGTAATTGTGAACCGGGCGCTGCTCGCGACCCAGCTGCAGGATCCAGGGGGCCGTGAGGTCCGGACTGACGACGACCGGCGGCCGTTCGCGATAGCGATCATTGGCCTCAGCGGACATAGACAATGCGGCCAGGAAGGTCGCGGCGATCAGCAGCATCTTTCTCATCGATGGCTCACTCCATGACAATGACATTTAGGGCGCGCGCGCCCACTCGCAAAGACCGTGCGCCGAACTGGCAAGAGAAAGGTAAATGCGGGACCGGGCAAATGCCGCTCTTGCCGGAAAGCTTTTCGCAAGGTTAATGCTCTGTTCGAAGACATGGTTGACGATGCGTTGAAATCCGCGTCGTGAATGCGGGATGGGCCGGGCGAGGGAGACGAGATCGTGCAATCAGGAGTGATCGAGGGTGCCGATGGCCGCTGCCGCTGTGCCTGGCACCAGGGCCTTGCCGATTACGAGCGCTATCATGATGAGGAATGGGGCCGTCCGGTGACAGACGACATCCGCCTCTTCGAAAAGATCTGCCTGGAAGGCTTTCAATCCGGCCTCTCCTGGCTGACCATCCTGCGCAAGCGGGACAATTTCCGCGCCGCCTTTGCAGGCTTCGATTTCGAAAAGGTCGCAGCCTTCACGGACGAGGACGTGACCCGCTGCCTGGCCGATGCCGGCATCATCCGCCATCGCGGCAAGATCGTCTCCACCATCAACAATGCCAGACGGGCCATTGCCTTGCGGCAGGAATTCGGCTCGCTGGCGCAGTTCTTCTGGTCCTTTGAGCCGCAGCCGCAAGACCGTCCCGCGGTGATGGATCTCGAAACCTTGCGGGCCAATCCCACCACGGCGGTCTCCATCCGCCTGTCGAAGGACCTGAAGAAGCGCGGCTGGACCTTTGTCGGCCCCACAACGGTCTATGCCTTCATGCAGGCTATGGGCCTCGTCAACGATCATCTGGACGGCTGCTATCTGCAGCCGGTCGTGGAGGCGCAACGGCAGGCTTTCGCGCGGCCCTGAACCAGCGGCTCCAAACACGCGGCCCTGAACGAGTGGCATCGACGGGCTGGCGTCAGTCGATGCTGAGCGCCAGCACGCGGCTGATTTCCGTCAGCGCGCGGCCGGATTGCGCTTTCCAGGTGTTGAAGGCCGCCTGTATCGCCGTCTCGCCTTTGCGCCTCACCGCGAGCGACCAGATTTCGTCGAAACTGCGCATCACGGCCTTCCGCCACAAATCTCGTCGATCAGCGGCGCAATCCCGGAAAGATCGGCGATTTCGCGGAAGCGCGGCGCCTCGGCCGGCTTTTCCACATGCTCCAGCACCCAGGTCAGGTCGTGCGGCACAAGCACGCCCCAGGCGCCCGAGGCCAGCGCCGGCACCACATCCGATTTCAGGGAATTGCCGATCATCATCGCCTGTTCGGGTCCCTCGCCATGCTGGAGGAAGATCCGCCGATAGGTGGTGGCCGTCTTGTCGGACACGATTTCCACGGCATCGAAATATTCCCCGAGACCCGATTGCGCCAGCTTGCGCTCCTGGTCGAACAGGTCGCCTTTGGTGATCAGAACCAGGAAGTAATGGCCGCACAGGGCTTCCAGCGCCTCGCGCGCATGCGGAAGACATTCCACCGGATGCGAGAGAAGCTCGCGGCCGATGGCGAGGATCTTGCCGATCACCTCCGCCGGAGCCTTTCCCTCGGTCACCTCGAGGGCGGTCTCGATCATCGACAGGGTGAACCCCTTGATGCCGAACCCGTAGAAGGCGAGATTGCGCTTCTCCGCCTCGAGCAACCGTTCCGAGACATGCGTGCCCTCGGCAAACTCCGCCAGGAGATCGCGAAAATGCGCTTCGGTCAGCTTGTAATACTGCTCGTTCTGCCAGAGCGTGTCATCGGCATCAAAGCCGATAAGGGTCAAGGGACGCAGGGTCATGACGGGCCTCTCCTCTCCTTGCGATATCAGCCTTTACCCTAATCTTCCGATGCGGCAATGCAATGGCGCGGCCGCGCCATTGCATTGCCGTCATTGTCCCGTCACTGGCCGTGTTCGGCAAGCCAGGCGCGCATCATGGCGATCTCGCCCTCCTGGGCGCTGATGACCTCCTGCGCCAGTTTTCGGAGCTCCGGATCCTTGCCATGCGCGAGCTCGATTTTCGCCATGTCGATCGCCCCCTGGTGATGCGGGATCATCGATCGGACGAAGTCGACATCCGGATTGCCGGAATAGGCGATGGCCATGTCGGCATGCATTTTCTTGTTCGCCGCTTCGAATGCCTGTGTCGAAGGTGACGCTGTCGTGTTCGCCTGCGCCCCATGCATTGCATGGCTGCCGCCCGGCATGGCTTTGGGCGCGCTGCTGTCCTGGGCAGTGGCGGGCAGGGCAAGAAGACTGGCGGCCAGAAAGGCAGCCGAAAGGGTTTTGGCGGTCATGGGTCTCTCCCGTTGTGACGCAATTGAGAAGAAAGTGCCGTCTTGCGCGTCA is a window encoding:
- a CDS encoding inorganic phosphate transporter gives rise to the protein MKARRKDTLDKDLEKITYVEYASLSISRRIAVPGLACLFLIAVILVASLSQLGQPALGVVVIASVLAAYMAVNIGANDVANNIGAAVGARAFSLTLGLAIAAVCEISGALVAGHSVVNTIASGIVDLSQLQGPQQIVWMMMGALLSAALWVNIATWIGAPISTTHSIVGGVMGAGIAAAGMASVNWSMLAGIALSWVASPLLGAIIAVAVLAFIKTTIIYTADKIAAARRWVPVLIGTMFGAFTTYLAIELSVTPATSGLPLFLLSGMAVGLLSWGLSVPLVRRQSLGLENRNQSLRVLFKLPLIFSAALLSFAHGANDVANAIGPLAAIVSATRGVTAGANVAVPFWELLIGGAGISIGLLLFGPKLIHLVGKEITKLNPMRAYCVALSAAVTVILASSVGMPVSSTHVAVGSIFGVGLFREWYIRNSKRRQAYLRMRAAGELPPAKEDGEANPEEAQRRYLVRRSHLLTILAAWTITVPAAAGLAAILTLIMFRLFI
- a CDS encoding NUDIX hydrolase — translated: MSLLDRITSNLALLLRRPPLQQYAALCYRMDATAGLQVLLLTSRETRRWVIPKGWPMKKKKPHAVAEREAYEEAGVSGKADKQAFGFFTYLKRRKSGLLVPVRVQVHTLCVEAMLEDFPEKGTRDLEWVSCDEAAKRVRESGLSALFLEFSRRFSPPAQPKMRAVGH
- a CDS encoding FAD-binding oxidoreductase — its product is MSSSIEFLKPRADVLSRRSVIIADLTELLPKDCLVHEPRELVPFETDAFVAYRRLPLAVALPETTAQVAAVLKYCHRYGIPVVPRGAGTSLCGGAIPQEDAVVIGLSKMAKILEVDTANRTARVQAGVTNLSISDAVAPEGFFYAPDPSSQLACTIGGNIGMNSGGAHCLKYGVTTNNLLGVTLVLVDGTVIEIGGKHLDAGGYDLLGLVCGSEGQLGIVTEAVVRLLARPEGARPVLFGFETSEEAGACVADVIGSGIIPVAIEFMDKPAIEICEAFAKAGYPLDVGALLIVEVEGSEAEMDAMLGLIVEIAGRHGVKTVKQCQSATEAALIWKGRKSAFGATGRIADYICMDGTVPLSQLSHVLKRTGEIAKSFGLRVANVFHAGDGNMHPLILFNANDPQEAAKAEAAGNEILKLCVDAGGCLTGEHGVGIEKRDLMRHQYSKADLDQQMAVRAAFDKQWLMNPSKVYPLDGRPAA
- the glcE gene encoding glycolate oxidase subunit GlcE; the encoded protein is MRALLVPTTEGEAADMVRAAAAAGRRLAIAGGHTRSGFGHAAKAEAMLRTAGLAGIVAYDPAEMVMTVKAGTPVAEVEEALAENGQMLSFEPIDHRGLMGTEGEPTMGGLFACNASGPRRIAAGAARDSLLGIRFVNGMGEVIRAGGRVMKNVTGLDLVKLLAGSFGTLGLMTEVTFRVLPRPQTQETLVLSGLADEDAARAMALAMSLPLDVSGAAHLPESVRGRFLGRALPEGAATVFRLEGLTASVPVRTEKLAAALASLGPLQRLDAEDSAALWREIRDVAPYADQSQRPLWRVSVAPMAGAALVAQLRLEAGIDAFYDWQGGLVWMRMEADPEADLLRQMIRRHGGGHATLLRAPDAIRQSVPAFEPLPAPLAALTERVRASLDPAGVFNSGMMIKA
- the glcF gene encoding glycolate oxidase subunit GlcF, yielding MQTTFRPDQLADPQVAFSESILRRCVHCGFCTATCPTYVTLGNELDSPRGRIYLIKDMLENDRPADAQVVKHIDRCLSCLACTTTCPSGVDYMHLVDHARIHIEETYRRPLLDRLTRALLAAVLPYPGRFRLALKLAALGRPLAPLLKKVEALRPFGAMLDLAPKSVPPAALARSAPVPGAAPRRGRVAMLEGCAQPVLDPGINAATRRLLARLGVDVVAPQKEEGCCGALVHHMGREEAALDFARRNIDAWTREIEAEGLDAILITASGCGTTIKDYGHMLRLDPDYAEKAARISALAQDVTEYLAGLDLPPQPSRGLTVAYHSACSMQHGQKITLQPKLLLRAAGFAVKDPPEGHLCCGSAGTYNILQPEISEMLKARKVKNIEAVRPDIIATGNIGCMTQIGSATALPILHTVELLDWAYGGEKPAKLG
- a CDS encoding L,D-transpeptidase, with product MPQPAEAFQRAALPQIARTDVTTVAQRREPDEKFQRRVVRFRTNEAPGTIIIDTNNKFLYYVDGPNRATRYGVGVGREGFGWSGVVSIGRKQEWPEWRPPAEMRRREAAKGHILPVVQKGGIDNPLGARAMYLYRNGHDTIFRIHGTNQPWTIGLNMSSGCIRMMNKDVEHLYNRAQIGAKVIVIGPGNRQGTVAFEDRGLDFFRTIFGG
- a CDS encoding L,D-transpeptidase, producing the protein MRKMLLIAATFLAALSMSAEANDRYRERPPVVVSPDLTAPWILQLGREQRPVHNYRARPPEPRVLYRARPQPLVQERPTYRRDATQPDFPPDRPRILAPRPILPQARAPRPVQTAAMRVPVIRGQLHPQYLPQIVDYQSNRAPGTIIIDTNNRFLYLVMEGGKARRYGVGVGKPGFEWAGTHTVTRKAEWPSWHPPKEMIAREAAKGHFLPVKMEGGPENPLGARALYLGSTLYRIHGTNAPWTIGNAVSSGCIRMRNEDVTDLYQRVDVGTKVVVM
- a CDS encoding DNA-3-methyladenine glycosylase I; the encoded protein is MVQSGVIEGADGRCRCAWHQGLADYERYHDEEWGRPVTDDIRLFEKICLEGFQSGLSWLTILRKRDNFRAAFAGFDFEKVAAFTDEDVTRCLADAGIIRHRGKIVSTINNARRAIALRQEFGSLAQFFWSFEPQPQDRPAVMDLETLRANPTTAVSIRLSKDLKKRGWTFVGPTTVYAFMQAMGLVNDHLDGCYLQPVVEAQRQAFARP
- a CDS encoding HAD family hydrolase, translating into MTLRPLTLIGFDADDTLWQNEQYYKLTEAHFRDLLAEFAEGTHVSERLLEAEKRNLAFYGFGIKGFTLSMIETALEVTEGKAPAEVIGKILAIGRELLSHPVECLPHAREALEALCGHYFLVLITKGDLFDQERKLAQSGLGEYFDAVEIVSDKTATTYRRIFLQHGEGPEQAMMIGNSLKSDVVPALASGAWGVLVPHDLTWVLEHVEKPAEAPRFREIADLSGIAPLIDEICGGRP
- a CDS encoding DUF305 domain-containing protein; protein product: MTAKTLSAAFLAASLLALPATAQDSSAPKAMPGGSHAMHGAQANTTASPSTQAFEAANKKMHADMAIAYSGNPDVDFVRSMIPHHQGAIDMAKIELAHGKDPELRKLAQEVISAQEGEIAMMRAWLAEHGQ